In one Bacteroidales bacterium WCE2004 genomic region, the following are encoded:
- a CDS encoding TIGR02453 family protein, with protein sequence MKEVIRFLQDLSAHNDKIWFEANKQRYLDAKARIEQFAVELVSAIRAFDDSIGPLSPKDCTWRIYRDVRFSKDKRPYKTQMGVYVAPGGKKSNYNGYYFQVGARDAGHMVAVGNYFCPPQVLKILREDIMLGKGDFRRILSQLDPRLYLDTSESLKRVPAGLPADGPDAEFYKLKNYCLLWIPDDKFVTGPHLAERLADVYKTAKPFLDYTNRAITFSREEQKEYFSSLTE encoded by the coding sequence ATGAAAGAAGTTATCCGTTTCCTGCAGGACCTCTCCGCGCACAACGACAAGATCTGGTTCGAGGCCAACAAGCAGCGCTATCTGGACGCCAAGGCCCGGATCGAGCAGTTTGCCGTCGAGCTCGTCTCCGCGATCCGCGCCTTCGACGACTCTATCGGCCCGCTCTCGCCGAAGGACTGCACCTGGCGCATCTACCGCGACGTCCGCTTCAGCAAGGACAAACGCCCGTACAAGACACAGATGGGCGTCTACGTCGCACCCGGCGGCAAGAAATCCAACTACAACGGCTACTACTTCCAGGTCGGCGCCCGGGATGCCGGCCACATGGTCGCCGTCGGCAACTACTTCTGCCCGCCGCAGGTCCTGAAGATTCTCCGCGAAGACATCATGCTGGGCAAAGGCGACTTCCGCCGCATCCTGTCCCAACTCGACCCGCGGCTGTATCTGGACACCTCCGAGTCACTCAAGCGCGTCCCGGCCGGCCTCCCCGCCGACGGGCCGGACGCGGAATTCTACAAGCTGAAGAACTATTGCCTGCTCTGGATCCCGGACGACAAGTTCGTGACCGGTCCGCATCTTGCGGAACGCCTCGCAGACGTCTACAAGACAGCCAAGCCCTTCCTCGACTACACCAACCGCGCGATCACCTTCTCCCGCGAAGAGCAGAAAGAATACTTCTCCAGCCTGACAGAATAA
- a CDS encoding Phosphoglycolate phosphatase, HAD superfamily has product MEKMYKLAVFDIDGTLIDTERTGVESLVQTIRELVGKEVPYEEAYKAYGIPSSKVGSLYGYEDGQKFLERWEENFISLSHHIKPFPGVLPALRRIKATGIATGVVTSRNRMEFDYDDYLREMVPYLDYRVCSEDTVHHKPHPEPLLHCIRLASEALGESILPEEVIYFGDTAHDAACARDAGCDFALADWKGRGARDLQPRYVFADAAQMEAVLRDAIGANG; this is encoded by the coding sequence ATGGAAAAGATGTACAAACTGGCGGTGTTCGACATAGACGGCACGCTGATCGATACGGAACGGACCGGGGTGGAGTCGCTGGTGCAGACCATCCGGGAACTGGTTGGGAAGGAGGTCCCCTATGAGGAGGCCTACAAGGCCTACGGCATCCCCAGCAGCAAGGTGGGGAGCCTGTACGGCTATGAGGACGGGCAGAAGTTCCTGGAGCGCTGGGAAGAGAATTTCATCAGCCTGTCGCACCATATCAAGCCCTTCCCGGGCGTGCTGCCGGCGCTGCGCCGCATCAAGGCAACCGGCATCGCCACGGGCGTGGTGACGTCCCGCAACCGGATGGAGTTCGACTACGACGATTATCTGCGCGAGATGGTCCCGTATCTGGACTACCGGGTCTGCAGCGAGGACACCGTCCACCACAAGCCGCACCCGGAGCCGCTGTTGCATTGCATCAGGCTGGCTTCCGAGGCGCTTGGAGAGTCGATTCTTCCGGAGGAGGTGATCTATTTCGGCGATACCGCCCACGATGCCGCGTGCGCCCGCGACGCCGGCTGCGATTTCGCGCTGGCGGACTGGAAGGGCCGCGGCGCGCGGGACCTCCAGCCCCGCTACGTCTTCGCCGACGCGGCGCAGATGGAGGCGGTCCTGCGGGACGCTATTGGCGCAAACGGTTAA